From the Kitasatospora atroaurantiaca genome, the window GCGAACAGCTCGATGTGGATGAGGCCCATGCCTTGCTCCCGATGATTGGTTGGCTCGGTCGGAGGGTTGGACGTGCGGGAACCCGCAAACTCATCGCTGCGACGCCACCGGGTTTCGCCCGGTGCACCGGCGGCGATCCCGTCCCGCGGTCAAGGTCCTTCCGACTCCTTGCAGTAGGGCTCGGCAGGTACGCCGTGCGCCTTGACCCCGGCCCGCATGTCAGATTCGTGGTGGGCCTCGCTGCCGGTAACCGTCAGCATCTTTGGAGGCCACGTCCCGCTCGTCCTCCGGGCCCATTCGGCTGGTGGTTGATCAGTTCCCCGGCTGCTGCCGCCCCGTTCTCCCGCCGGGCACGCCCGGGCCGATGCCGAGCATGCACCCCGGACCGGCGTACCGGTACGGGTGGGTGCGGCTGAAGCATGGCGCTGCCGGGGAAGGGCGGGCCGGGAGTCAGGCCGCTCTACCCAGCCAAGCTCCCCGAAAGCGCCCCCGCACTACCCAACACCACCAACACGCCCACCGAATGATCGGCTACACCACCAAGCGGGACACGACCCACCGGCGGCGAGGCGGACCCGGCGTTCAGGCCCGGTGCGTGGCTGCGCAAGCAGGATAAGGCGCGCACCGACGGCAAGCTGACAGTCCAGCAGACCGCCCTCCTGGACACCCTGCAGACCATCACCACCGACGCCACCGGCAGCTGACCAGCAACGGACCACCACCGGGTCCGGGCCACCGCGCGTCCTGGACCCGCGAGGACCTGGCCGACGAGGAGTACTACGAAGGACGCCCGCGCCTGGGCCAACCTTCCGGCCGGCACCAAGGGCGTCGTCACGCTGGTGCGCCGCTGCCCGACCCCGTGCCCGTACGTCGTCGCGTTCGACTGCGGCCCCGAGTGCGGAGTGCGCGACCTCCAGGTCCAGCGGATCGCCGACACCGCCTGACCTGCACCGCTGTCCACCAGTTGGAATGGCATGAGCGACAGCGAGATGACGCGGCGGAGCCGGTACGTCGACCAGGAGATCTCCGCCGCACGGCCGAGCTGGTTGCCACCGTGACCGCATGACCCGCCGTCATGGCGCCGAAACGGCACGATCGATCGGGCGCCTCCGCCGGTGTCGGCTCCGCCCGGCGCGGTACCGGTCCGACGGAGATCAGCGGGCGGGATGGTCACCCAACCCAAGGCGAAAATGTCGTGCGTCATACCCACCTTTGCGGCCGGTATGCACCCATCGGGGGACCACTTTGGCCGGAGTCGGGCTTCTTCCGCTCGGATGGCCTAACGTTCTTCTCGTCGCTCCTGCGGCAGGCTCCACCACTTCCACACCAGGCCGGAAGGTCCGGCCGAACCGAGTGGGGAGGGGCCCGCTTTATGGGGCGCAACAATCCGAACTGGTACCAGATGCTAGGCCGGTGGCTCCGCCGCAATATGGGGGTCATCAGCGGCGTGGCGACGGTGGTGGGGGTGATCATCGGGATCGTCCGCTGACGGTGCCACCGGCGTCGGGCGGCCCCGAGAGGGACAGGGCGGGAGACCGCTGAGCAGAGATCCCGACACGAAGAAGGCCCCGACCAACTCCCAATTGGTCGGGGCACTTCGTCTTTTGGCGGCCTCCGCGGTCTCACCGTTGGTGAGCACCGCCCGTCGACCCGGCTAGGCTGGGTGCCGCTGACGGTTCAACCGTAGCAGCGGGGGCTCTTGCTGGCCGACGATGGCCCGAACCTCACCCCGGTGCCGTTCGGACGGGCGGCTCCCCGTCGGGCGCCTGGCCCTCGTCGACGTATGCGCCGCGCCCGTACCGGGCCGCCAGGTCGAGTGCCTCCAGCAGCGCCGGCTCCCACCCGGCGGCTGGCAGGTGCCGCACCTCCAATCCGCCTTTGGCGAGCGCGCCGAGCAGCACCTGGTGCCGTACGCCCTCGCCCACGCGGCGGCCTGCAGCTCGCGTACGGCCGGCCTGGCCTTGAGGGTGCGCGAACGCTGCTACTCGAGACTCTTCGCGGCCCGGGCGTCCAACTGTGCCAGCTTGCGCCGGGCTGGGCCTTACCGCGCTGCGGCTTTCGCCTGCTCGCGTGCCGTCCGGGCGGTGGCCGCAGCGGCTTCGAAGTCGGCTTCGGCCGTCTCGAGGGCCGCGCGGGCGCGTTTGACGACGGCCTTGGCCTCCACTGTTATCTGGGGTTGTCAACCTGATCTCGCAGGTCAGCGCAGAATCAGACGTTCTGTCACATGAGGCACGTTCAGGTCTCGCTTACCGACGTCCTTCAGGGTGGTGTCATCTCCCGGGTACCGCTACCCAGAAAGGACCTGACCGTCGTATCGCAGGGCGTCACGATCAAGCCCGGCCTGTCCGTGGGCGGGTACGCCGCTTTCGCCCTGGGCCGCCCGGCCAAGGCGGCGGGCCCGGTGGCCGGGGCGAAGAAGCCCGCGGCGGTGGCGTACACGGGGCGGCTGGACGGCATCGGCGGCAGCTGACCGACCCTGCTGGGCCGGTCCGGGGAGAGGGGGAGGGTGGGCGTTCACCGCGTTGTACGCCGGACGTGGACGGCTGGACGACCTCGGGTGCGGCTGGGCCTGGTCGGCGGTTCACCGTGCGCGCCCGCGGAGAGCATGGAGCACCACCTGTTGAAGCTTCAGTTTACTGACCACCAATGACGCAACCTGATGGTTCATCAGGGCGAATGTAAGGCTCCTCCCGGCAGCTTTGGCCGACTGCCCGGGATCATCTGGCAAGTACGTTGGATGGTTTGCGGGAGGCGGGATGGTGCTGGAGGACCTGCGGGTCCAGAAGTCCCCGCCGGCCCGCGAAATCTCCTGCGACTACCGGCTACGCCTCCGTGTTGCGGTATGTCGTCATGCGACGGGTACCGGCGCTCCCCAACCCAGAACTCAGCCACGCGATCAGCTCTCCCGTTCGCCCAGATCTCGGCCTCTGGCTGTGAGAGAGCAGACGCTAATGCCCGACTCATCACGATCGAGGACGTTCTCCAGGTGCGATCTGATCGTTCGTCTCAAACACGGACGCCATCTCGAAGTCGAGGAATCTGCTCAGGACCACGTCGCTCCCGTCTTTGAACACGACCCGGCAGGCGCACAGCGGGGATCCGTACGCGGCTGTGGAGAAGCCGATCCGCCCGCCCTCGTTCAGCACATCGAAGACACGGTTCCCCCAGCGCCTCCCAAGGAAGAACTGCGCTCGTTCCACCTCGTCAAGGCTGCCAGTCCGGGATGTAACGAGATAGACGAACACGTCGAAGCGCTGCCTCGGCACCTTTGACGGACTGATGACGTGAGCGAGCTGGATCCCGCGCGATTTCTCATTCAACTGGAGGCGGTACTGCTCCCACACAGCCGAAGCCCCAGGGGATTCGGGATCAGGAAGGCCCTCGATATTATGGTTGACCTCGGGTACAGGAACGGGTGCCGCCTCACGGGCCATTTCTGACTGGTAGTGAGGAAGTTCATCGCGCAGCTCGGCCAGCTTGACCGACAACACACCGACTCCGAACTCGAAGCCGCCGCCCTTTTGCAGACGCCGCGCAATCTCGTGAGCGACGACCGTGAGCTGCTTACGGAACGCGACCATGACACCGACGATGAGCAGCACCCACGCGAGAGTCTGCATCAACGGTACGTATGCATTCACGCGCCAACCTTAGCTCCCGCTCCTTCTTGGGGCAGTTACAGCCTCTCCACTCGCGCGCCTCGCCAACATCACTCGGCCCCTGATGCGCACCCGCGCGAACACGGAGACCCGGGCCAGCTCGCCGGGTGGGACCGCAGATGAAGGAGCTGATCACCCACAGCGACCACACCATCCTGCCCCGCCCGATCTACATGCTGCCCATCGGCCTGTCATGGGTGACCTCGTGGTGACCGAGGACGAGCTGCCCGAGGTCACAAACGCGCTGCAGGCTGCCGGCCTGGAGCAGAGCGCGATCCACAAGCACCTGCTCCAGCAGAGCCTGGCGATCTGGTGGACCCACACACATCCACCGGCCACGCTCGCCTAGGAGCGTGTCCCAGTAACCGGAAACTGACCGGGTGATCGTGGTCGCCGAGGTCGGTTGTGGTCGCCCGGCCTGTGCCTGCCGCGCGGGTGGCCGGTCCTGTCTGCCGGGGAAGTGGCCCGAGGGGGTCGGTGGCCCGGGCCGGTCAGGCGGTCGCCGCGGCGAGTCCGGCGGTGCCGACGTGTCGGAAGGCCTTGCGGAAGTTGTGGCAGGCGGCGAGCAAACGCCACTCTCCTCGGGCGCCGTCCTCGCCGCGTAGGAGGAGCTGGCGGCCGTTCTGGCAGGTCATGATCTGCCCGAAGACGGGTTCGACGATGGCCTTGCGGCGGCTGTAGGCCTTCCGTCCGGGCTTGGTCCGCAGCTTGCGGGCCATGCGCTCCTCGGGCGTGGCGTTCTTGGGGATGCGTCCGCGGGGCGCGGGTGGGACCTGCTCGTCGCGGCCGAGCCGGCCGGTGGCCATGAACGTTTCGGTGCCGCAGGCAAGTTGGCGGTCTTTCGCGGCTTCGAGGTTGGTCTCGGAGCAGTATCCGGCGTCGACGAGGGCCTGCTTTGGGGTGGAGGCCGGTGTTGGTGGCGGACTGGTCGAGCATGGCAGTGTAGTTCAGCGCGTCCGAGGCGTTGGTCGTCACGTCGGCGGCGGTGACCACCTGATGCGCCTCGTCCACGACGGCCTGGGCGTTGTAGGCCTGGATGTAGGCACCGTCGCTGTTCTTCATGATCCGCGAGTCGGGGTCGGTGAAGTTGGCCTGGGCCTTCGGCTTCGGGCGGGCCGCCTTGGCGGCCTTCTCGCCGGCGTCGGCGGCGGCCTGCTCGTCGCTGGTGCCGGCACGTGCCTGGCGGCGGCGTTCCTTGGCCTCGGCGTGCTTGCGAGCCTTGTCGGCGGCCTCGGCCTCGATCTGCGCGCGGGCGGCCTGCAGCCGTGCGAGGCGCTTCTCGCGCCGGTCCAGCTCGGCGGGCAGGTCGACCTCCTTGCCGTCGGGGCCGAACCGCTCGTCCTCCGCGGTGTCGGTGGCCTCGGCGTCGGCCAGCAGCGCGGCGGCCTTGGCCTCCAGGTGGGCGATCTCGGCCTCGATACGCTCCTCTTTGTCGACGAGGCGCCCGTAGCTCATGGCCTTGTGCTTGGAGGCGTTGGCCTCCAGTTTCGTGCCGTCCAGGG encodes:
- a CDS encoding pYEATS domain-containing protein encodes the protein MLLIVGVMVAFRKQLTVVAHEIARRLQKGGGFEFGVGVLSVKLAELRDELPHYQSEMAREAAPVPVPEVNHNIEGLPDPESPGASAVWEQYRLQLNEKSRGIQLAHVISPSKVPRQRFDVFVYLVTSRTGSLDEVERAQFFLGRRWGNRVFDVLNEGGRIGFSTAAYGSPLCACRVVFKDGSDVVLSRFLDFEMASVFETNDQIAPGERPRS
- a CDS encoding DUF1259 domain-containing protein; amino-acid sequence: MGDLVVTEDELPEVTNALQAAGLEQSAIHKHLLQQSLAIWWTHTHPPATLA